From the genome of Hymenobacter sp. PAMC 26628, one region includes:
- a CDS encoding APC family permease, which produces MADATPPSPPHFQRALTLFDAIMLVTGSMIGSGIFIVSADIARQVGTAGWLLVVWLLTGLITTAGAVSYGELAAMFPKVGGQYVYLREAFGRLVAFLYGWTLFLVIQTGVIAAVAVAFAKFLGVLWPWSSVTNVLFQVGPLAVSSAQLVAIALIVGITALNAQGVRTGKLIQNVLGSTKLVALALLIVFGVALGLDHAAVQANFHDVWAAARHPATGGPALPLGAGALVIAIGMAMSGSLFSSDSWNNIGFAGEEIQNPERTLVRSMVIGTGIVTALYILLNIVYLLVLPLAGSPDAATVAGRGIMYAKDDRVATAVAESVLGAPGAYVMAILIMLSTFGANNGIILSGARAYFAMAKDGLFFPGLARLNPAGVPSRALWAQCLWASLLCLSGSYGQLLNYVMFAVILFYVVTIVGIFVLRRTRPAAPRPYRAWGYPVVPLLYIVLAAAFCVVLLVAPDTAEYSRRGLGLVALGLPVFFLFGRRFGGPTAAE; this is translated from the coding sequence ATGGCCGACGCTACGCCCCCTTCCCCGCCCCATTTCCAGCGGGCCCTCACGCTGTTCGACGCCATCATGCTCGTCACGGGCAGCATGATTGGCTCGGGCATTTTCATCGTTTCGGCCGACATTGCCCGGCAGGTGGGCACCGCCGGCTGGCTGCTGGTGGTCTGGCTCCTCACGGGCCTCATCACCACGGCCGGGGCCGTGAGCTACGGCGAGCTGGCGGCCATGTTTCCCAAGGTAGGCGGGCAGTACGTGTACCTGCGCGAGGCCTTCGGGCGGCTGGTGGCGTTCCTCTACGGCTGGACGCTGTTCCTCGTCATCCAAACCGGCGTGATTGCCGCCGTGGCCGTGGCCTTCGCCAAGTTCCTGGGCGTGCTCTGGCCGTGGTCGAGCGTGACGAACGTATTGTTTCAAGTGGGGCCCCTGGCGGTCAGCAGCGCGCAGCTGGTGGCCATTGCCCTCATCGTGGGCATCACGGCCCTGAACGCGCAGGGCGTGCGCACGGGCAAGCTCATCCAGAACGTGCTGGGCAGCACCAAGCTGGTGGCGCTGGCGCTGCTCATCGTGTTCGGGGTGGCGCTGGGCCTCGACCACGCCGCCGTGCAGGCCAACTTCCACGACGTGTGGGCCGCCGCGCGCCACCCCGCCACCGGGGGCCCCGCCCTGCCGCTGGGCGCGGGGGCCCTGGTCATCGCCATCGGCATGGCCATGTCGGGCTCGCTGTTTTCGTCCGATTCGTGGAACAACATCGGCTTCGCGGGCGAGGAAATCCAGAACCCCGAGCGCACGCTGGTGCGCAGCATGGTCATCGGCACGGGCATCGTCACGGCGCTCTACATCTTGCTGAACATCGTGTACCTGCTGGTGCTGCCGCTGGCCGGCTCGCCCGACGCGGCCACCGTGGCCGGGCGCGGCATCATGTACGCCAAGGACGACCGCGTGGCCACCGCCGTGGCCGAGTCGGTGCTGGGGGCCCCGGGGGCCTACGTGATGGCCATCCTCATCATGCTCAGCACGTTCGGGGCCAACAACGGCATCATCCTGAGCGGGGCCCGGGCCTACTTCGCCATGGCCAAGGACGGCTTGTTTTTTCCCGGCCTGGCCCGCCTCAACCCCGCTGGGGTGCCCAGCCGGGCGCTGTGGGCCCAGTGCCTGTGGGCCAGCCTGCTGTGCCTAAGCGGCAGCTACGGCCAACTGCTCAACTACGTGATGTTCGCCGTGATTCTGTTTTACGTGGTCACCATCGTGGGCATTTTTGTGCTGCGCCGCACCCGGCCCGCCGCGCCCCGCCCCTACCGCGCCTGGGGCTACCCCGTGGTGCCGCTCCTCTACATCGTACTGGCCGCGGCCTTCTGCGTGGTGCTGCTTGTGGCCCCCGACACGGCCGAGTACTCGCGCCGCGGCTTGGGCCTGGTAGCGCTGGGGCTGCCGGTGTTCTTCCTGTTCGGCCGCCGCTTCGGGGGCCCCACGGCGGCGGAGTAG
- a CDS encoding SemiSWEET family sugar transporter yields the protein MQSFAHLFNGIGLLAAALSGLTFFPQVVHTWQKRSAQGLSGSMLAVGGASMALWLAYGAYTHSVPILLGNGCNLFFTLVLVFFKWRYRAAPPVAPAVSAA from the coding sequence ATGCAATCCTTCGCGCACCTTTTCAATGGAATCGGCCTGCTGGCCGCCGCCCTGTCGGGCCTCACGTTTTTTCCGCAGGTGGTGCACACTTGGCAGAAGCGCTCGGCGCAGGGCCTCTCGGGCTCAATGCTGGCGGTGGGCGGGGCCAGCATGGCGCTGTGGCTGGCCTACGGGGCCTATACCCACAGCGTGCCCATCTTATTGGGCAACGGCTGCAACCTGTTTTTTACCCTGGTACTGGTGTTTTTTAAGTGGCGCTACCGGGCGGCTCCGCCCGTGGCCCCGGCCGTATCCGCAGCCTAG
- a CDS encoding helix-turn-helix domain-containing protein, which translates to MLFNFGAHSSLLLPAVATGLIATGWLLLRALRRRTLADALLALLLLVPTLSIAQQMLGYAGWYDGPKGYATAMLYVPWQLNLFLGPAYYLYFRSLTNQEFRLRPRAWWHLLPGLLQLGLMAGALGYDLLWLSGGRGQHLPQAGTKGPALGAVEALRHYLGYLQYVLLPAYCWRVLADYRRYTRYLQDNFSDTERLRFAGLRQLLLVQVLALVLSQLFTLVDWKFGLSDAASWNYFFLRGLLVYWLVAVGLQANYAAATTPLRFGTDPGPALVPEPTAALSPALVAEPPGAPAAPAAERLAPELAPELLAWRDKLLALMAEEQPWLEPELTLTEVAKRLRITPGLLSKVINSGCGQNFNDFVNAYRVREAQRLLADPRFAHYSLVGVALESGFNSRSTFNRVFKKVVGQAPSELSRPKS; encoded by the coding sequence ATGTTATTTAATTTCGGTGCGCACAGCTCGCTGCTCCTACCCGCCGTGGCAACGGGCCTCATTGCCACGGGCTGGCTGCTGCTGCGCGCCCTGCGGCGCCGCACCCTGGCCGATGCGCTCCTGGCCTTGCTGCTGTTGGTGCCCACGCTGAGCATCGCGCAACAGATGCTGGGTTACGCCGGCTGGTACGACGGCCCCAAGGGGTACGCGACGGCAATGCTTTATGTGCCCTGGCAGCTCAACTTGTTTTTGGGGCCGGCCTACTACCTCTATTTTCGGAGCCTCACCAACCAGGAATTCCGGCTGCGGCCCCGGGCCTGGTGGCACCTGCTGCCGGGCCTGCTGCAACTCGGGCTGATGGCCGGGGCCCTGGGCTACGACCTGCTGTGGCTATCCGGCGGGCGCGGCCAGCACCTGCCCCAGGCGGGCACCAAGGGGCCGGCGCTGGGCGCGGTGGAAGCCCTCCGCCACTACCTCGGCTATTTGCAATACGTGCTGCTGCCAGCCTATTGCTGGCGGGTGCTGGCCGACTACCGGCGCTACACCCGCTACCTCCAGGACAACTTTTCGGACACCGAGCGCCTGCGCTTTGCCGGGCTGCGGCAGCTGCTGCTGGTGCAGGTGCTGGCCCTGGTGTTGAGCCAGCTTTTCACGCTGGTGGACTGGAAATTTGGCCTGAGCGACGCGGCTTCCTGGAATTACTTTTTCCTGCGCGGCCTGCTGGTTTATTGGCTGGTTGCCGTGGGCCTGCAAGCCAACTACGCCGCCGCCACTACCCCGCTGCGCTTCGGCACCGACCCCGGCCCGGCCCTTGTGCCCGAACCCACGGCCGCGCTGAGCCCGGCCCTGGTGGCCGAACCCCCTGGGGCCCCAGCGGCGCCCGCGGCCGAGCGGCTGGCGCCGGAACTGGCCCCGGAGCTGCTGGCCTGGCGCGATAAGCTGCTGGCGCTGATGGCCGAGGAGCAGCCCTGGCTCGAACCCGAGCTGACCCTGACCGAGGTGGCGAAGCGGCTACGCATTACGCCCGGGCTGCTGTCCAAAGTCATCAATTCCGGCTGCGGCCAGAACTTCAACGACTTCGTGAATGCGTACCGGGTGCGGGAGGCCCAGCGCCTGCTCGCCGACCCCCGCTTCGCGCACTACTCGCTGGTGGGCGTGGCCCTGGAAAGCGGATTCAACTCACGCTCAACGTTTAACCGGGTATTCAAGAAAGTGGTGGGCCAGGCACCCAGCGAGCTGAGCCGCCCCAAATCATAG
- a CDS encoding TonB-dependent receptor, giving the protein MRDPAGAPVEFATITLHRATDSAVVKSEFTDAKGAFALRAPAGGRYLASAAQVGYERYWSAPFELPAAGLVLPAVALRTSAATALQEVVVVGQKPLFEHLADRTVVNVENSLLAAGNTALDVLARAPGVTVDGSDNLALRGRQGLLVLIDGKRQPMTGTELADYLRTLPAEQLKSIELITNPPASYDAQGTAGVIAIILKKDQRQGANGSATLGYGRGVYGRLTAGATLNYRRGKTNAYGAYTYADRTTYLRLTSHRVFYDQGQPTAGSDQEDYTATRTLAHNWKAGVDYSFTRRTTLGAVLTGQAAQSTGQGTNAVALLDANGTASRAMVSGSYRNAATPNLAANLNLRHAFADSSNSRALTADANYAAYRLGRQQGLSALPDAGRGAPTVLTSDQAGRLTLLTGQFDYTQPLARRRLLSGGLKISRVQSRNDAVFQQTTNGLTTLDTVQTNQFRYTETIRAAYLNWQQTGARATWQAGLRGEQTTAQGVQAVGNQRFDRQYVQLFPSASLKYTFSPQHELTLALSRRLDRPGYDQLNPFRIYLNATTYRSGNPALLPQTSYNAEVTHTFRQKYTVGLSYSRTQDPILIVVQPATATSRFVLARPVNLGPQHYAALTLTVPLTLGKAWSVYNSAVFYYSRFTGELAGTTLNRAQPSVNLSSTHTLALGRGWSADLSATYQSPEVYGFITSRANGDLTIGAQKSLLKGQGTLKFNVTDVLYTNRNIATSTYDNYVDAFTQSRDSRVAALTFSYRLGRSQAAASRRADGAEEEKRRAGGQ; this is encoded by the coding sequence GTGCGCGACCCCGCCGGGGCCCCCGTGGAGTTTGCCACCATCACCCTGCACCGGGCGACGGATTCCGCCGTGGTGAAGTCGGAGTTCACCGATGCCAAGGGGGCCTTTGCGCTGCGGGCACCGGCCGGGGGGCGCTACCTGGCATCGGCGGCGCAGGTCGGCTACGAGCGCTACTGGAGCGCCCCGTTTGAGCTGCCCGCCGCGGGGCTGGTGCTGCCCGCGGTGGCCCTGCGTACCAGTGCTGCCACGGCCCTCCAGGAGGTGGTAGTAGTGGGCCAGAAACCGTTGTTCGAGCACCTTGCCGACCGCACCGTCGTTAATGTGGAAAATTCGCTGCTGGCGGCTGGCAATACGGCGCTCGACGTGCTCGCGCGGGCCCCCGGCGTGACCGTGGACGGCAGCGACAACCTGGCGCTGCGCGGCCGGCAGGGGCTACTGGTGCTCATCGACGGCAAGCGCCAGCCCATGACGGGCACCGAGCTAGCCGACTACCTGCGCACGCTGCCAGCCGAACAGCTCAAAAGCATCGAGCTGATTACCAACCCGCCGGCCAGCTACGACGCCCAGGGCACGGCCGGCGTCATCGCCATCATCCTCAAGAAAGACCAGCGCCAGGGCGCGAACGGCAGCGCCACCCTGGGCTATGGGCGCGGGGTGTACGGGCGCCTGACCGCGGGGGCGACGCTGAATTACCGGCGGGGAAAAACCAATGCGTATGGCGCTTACACCTATGCCGACCGGACCACGTACCTGCGCCTAACCAGCCACCGGGTTTTTTACGACCAAGGCCAGCCCACCGCGGGCAGCGACCAAGAAGATTACACCGCCACCCGCACCCTGGCCCACAACTGGAAAGCCGGGGTGGACTACTCCTTCACGCGCCGCACCACGCTGGGCGCGGTCCTCACCGGCCAGGCGGCCCAAAGCACCGGCCAAGGAACAAATGCGGTGGCGCTGCTGGACGCCAACGGGACCGCCAGCCGCGCGATGGTATCGGGCTCTTACCGCAACGCAGCTACCCCCAACCTGGCCGCCAACCTGAACCTACGGCACGCCTTCGCGGACTCCAGCAACAGCCGCGCCCTGACGGCCGACGCCAACTACGCCGCGTACCGCCTCGGCCGGCAGCAAGGCCTGTCGGCCCTGCCCGATGCTGGCCGTGGGGCCCCCACCGTGCTAACCAGCGACCAAGCGGGCCGCCTCACCTTGCTAACGGGTCAGTTCGACTACACGCAGCCCCTAGCCCGCCGCCGGCTTCTGTCCGGGGGACTCAAAATCAGCCGGGTGCAGTCCCGCAACGACGCCGTGTTTCAGCAGACCACCAACGGGCTGACCACCCTGGATACGGTGCAAACCAACCAGTTCCGCTACACCGAAACCATCCGGGCGGCCTACCTCAACTGGCAGCAAACCGGGGCCCGGGCCACCTGGCAAGCGGGCCTGCGGGGCGAGCAGACCACTGCCCAGGGCGTGCAGGCAGTGGGCAACCAGCGCTTTGACCGCCAGTACGTTCAACTGTTTCCCAGTGCCTCGCTCAAGTACACGTTTTCGCCCCAGCACGAGCTGACGCTGGCGCTGAGCCGCCGCCTCGACCGCCCCGGCTACGACCAGCTCAACCCCTTTCGCATCTACCTCAACGCCACCACCTACCGCTCGGGCAACCCCGCCCTGCTCCCCCAAACCAGCTACAACGCCGAAGTGACGCACACGTTCCGGCAGAAATATACCGTCGGCCTGAGCTACAGCCGCACGCAAGACCCCATCCTGATTGTGGTGCAGCCCGCCACTGCCACGAGCCGCTTCGTGCTGGCCCGCCCCGTCAACCTGGGGCCCCAGCACTACGCCGCCCTCACCCTGACGGTGCCGCTGACGCTTGGCAAAGCCTGGTCGGTGTACAACAGCGCCGTCTTCTACTACAGCCGTTTTACGGGGGAACTGGCCGGCACGACGCTCAACCGGGCCCAGCCGTCCGTCAATCTGAGCAGCACGCACACCCTCGCGCTGGGCCGCGGCTGGAGCGCCGACCTGAGCGCCACCTACCAATCGCCCGAAGTCTACGGCTTCATCACCTCCCGCGCCAACGGCGACCTGACCATCGGGGCCCAAAAAAGCCTGCTGAAGGGCCAAGGCACCCTCAAATTCAACGTCACCGATGTCCTGTACACCAACCGGAACATCGCCACTTCCACCTACGACAACTACGTGGATGCCTTCACGCAAAGCCGGGATTCCCGGGTCGCGGCCCTCACGTTCAGCTACCGCCTGGGGCGCAGCCAAGCGGCCGCCAGCCGCCGCGCGGACGGCGCGGAAGAGGAAAAGCGGCGGGCCGGCGGCCAGTGA
- a CDS encoding peroxiredoxin: MLHVGQTAPDFTLNTTDGTPFHLADRRGRHLVLYFYPKDDTPGCTAEACSFRDQYEDFQDLGADVVGISSDSEASHQKFAQKHRLPFPLLADAGGAVRKLYEVPRALLGLLPGRVTFVIDKEGVIQYIFNSLSGATDHVRHAKDVLAKLPA; the protein is encoded by the coding sequence ATGCTGCACGTAGGCCAAACCGCCCCCGATTTTACGCTTAACACCACCGACGGCACCCCGTTTCATCTGGCCGACCGCCGCGGGCGGCACCTCGTGCTGTACTTCTACCCGAAGGACGACACGCCCGGCTGCACGGCCGAGGCCTGCTCGTTCCGCGACCAGTACGAGGACTTCCAGGACCTGGGGGCCGACGTGGTGGGCATCAGCTCCGACAGCGAGGCCTCGCACCAGAAGTTTGCCCAGAAGCACCGCCTGCCGTTTCCGCTGCTGGCCGACGCCGGCGGGGCCGTGCGCAAGCTCTACGAAGTGCCCCGGGCCCTGCTGGGCCTGTTGCCCGGCCGCGTCACGTTTGTGATTGACAAAGAAGGCGTTATTCAGTACATCTTTAACTCTTTGAGTGGGGCCACCGACCACGTGCGCCATGCCAAAGACGTGCTGGCCAAGCTGCCGGCCTAG
- a CDS encoding heme NO-binding domain-containing protein, which produces MHGTILLLLKRYVQTQYDHSTWVNLLELAGLSGASFDHKTVYPDENLYALVAQAAAAAGVSAGELHERFGEYLVPDLMYMYQKLVDPAWRTLDMLEHTEYTMHHQVRREHAENAPPVLSVKRLSKNEVQIDYVSARRMGGLAVGIVRGLAAYYDEADRIVVTPTTSADGQQVSIYVRRN; this is translated from the coding sequence ATGCACGGGACCATCCTCCTCCTCCTGAAACGCTACGTTCAAACCCAGTACGACCACAGCACGTGGGTCAACCTGCTGGAGTTGGCTGGCCTCAGCGGCGCCAGCTTCGACCACAAAACCGTATACCCCGACGAAAACCTGTACGCGCTGGTGGCCCAAGCCGCCGCCGCCGCCGGCGTGTCGGCCGGCGAGCTGCACGAGCGGTTCGGCGAGTACCTGGTGCCCGACCTCATGTACATGTACCAAAAGCTGGTGGACCCCGCTTGGCGCACGCTGGACATGCTGGAGCACACCGAGTACACTATGCACCACCAGGTACGGCGCGAGCACGCCGAAAACGCACCGCCTGTGCTGTCCGTCAAGCGCTTGAGCAAAAACGAGGTGCAGATTGACTACGTGTCGGCCCGGCGCATGGGGGGGCTGGCGGTGGGCATTGTGCGCGGCCTGGCCGCGTACTACGACGAAGCCGACCGCATCGTCGTGACGCCCACCACCAGCGCCGACGGCCAGCAAGTCAGCATCTACGTGCGGCGCAACTAA
- a CDS encoding anti-sigma factor, whose protein sequence is MEDPQAYIESGILEQYALGLLTPAERAAVEAEAARHPLVAQELAADQRALEYYAQAHSRELPAAMRDRVLSKVLAQIAPAETVAPAATAPANGAPGPSASLRADVDALARPQPTAAEPGVRPIISAAAPAAPRRGLTIAASVALLLSLLGNAYLYQQWQGADNALVALQDTQNRVAANTLVTEKKLGEVSAQNAVLRDAEFHFVALAGTPDAPKDRARVLFNAKTRRVYVDVQNLPAAPAGRQYQLWALNNGKPVDAGVLTPAAAAGDRLERMKDIASAQAFAVTLEPLGGSATPTMPIQAMGTI, encoded by the coding sequence GTGGAAGATCCTCAAGCTTATATAGAATCCGGTATTCTGGAGCAATACGCCCTCGGCCTGCTCACGCCCGCTGAGCGCGCCGCCGTTGAAGCCGAAGCCGCCCGCCACCCCCTCGTGGCCCAAGAGCTGGCCGCCGACCAGCGCGCCCTCGAATACTACGCCCAAGCCCACTCCCGCGAATTGCCCGCCGCCATGCGCGACCGGGTGCTGAGCAAAGTCCTGGCCCAAATTGCCCCCGCCGAAACGGTGGCTCCCGCGGCCACTGCGCCGGCCAATGGGGCCCCGGGGCCCTCCGCCAGCCTGCGCGCCGATGTGGACGCCCTGGCCCGCCCGCAGCCCACCGCTGCTGAGCCGGGCGTGCGCCCGATAATCAGCGCTGCGGCGCCCGCTGCGCCGCGCCGGGGCCTGACCATCGCCGCCTCGGTGGCCCTGCTGCTGAGCCTGCTCGGCAACGCCTACCTCTACCAGCAATGGCAGGGGGCCGACAATGCCCTTGTGGCCTTGCAGGATACTCAGAACCGCGTGGCCGCCAACACTTTGGTAACGGAAAAGAAGCTTGGTGAAGTAAGTGCGCAGAACGCTGTGCTGCGCGACGCCGAGTTCCACTTCGTGGCCCTGGCCGGCACCCCCGATGCGCCCAAGGACCGCGCCCGGGTGCTGTTCAACGCCAAAACCCGCCGCGTGTACGTGGACGTGCAAAACCTGCCCGCTGCGCCCGCCGGCCGCCAGTACCAGCTTTGGGCCCTCAACAACGGCAAGCCCGTGGACGCGGGCGTGCTGACGCCCGCCGCCGCCGCTGGCGACCGCCTCGAACGCATGAAGGACATCGCCAGCGCCCAAGCCTTCGCCGTGACGCTGGAACCCCTGGGCGGCAGCGCCACGCCCACCATGCCCATTCAGGCCATGGGCACCATTTAG
- a CDS encoding RNA polymerase sigma factor, which yields MSDTLPISLPTASEEDLVRRLKGRDESALTLFYDRYAAALFGVISRIVKDDDTAEDVLQEALVKIWNAFPAYDAEKGRLFTWVLNICRNLAIDKIRSRQHRVGTRTQGLDDSLAAQRMPAADSFRPEHIGLQEIVRTLVPEQRQIIDLLYFGGYTQSEVAEELKLPLGTVKTRARTAIKLLGKLIR from the coding sequence GTGTCCGATACCCTACCCATTTCCCTGCCCACCGCATCAGAGGAAGACCTCGTGCGCCGGCTCAAAGGCCGCGACGAATCGGCCCTGACGCTGTTTTACGACCGCTACGCGGCGGCCCTGTTCGGCGTCATCTCCCGCATCGTGAAAGACGACGACACGGCCGAAGACGTACTACAAGAGGCATTGGTTAAAATCTGGAACGCTTTCCCGGCCTACGACGCCGAGAAGGGCCGCCTGTTCACCTGGGTGCTGAACATCTGCCGAAATTTGGCCATCGACAAAATCCGCTCGCGCCAGCACCGCGTAGGTACTCGCACCCAGGGCCTCGACGACAGTCTGGCCGCCCAGCGAATGCCCGCCGCCGACAGCTTTCGGCCGGAACACATTGGACTGCAAGAAATTGTGCGAACCCTGGTGCCAGAACAGCGGCAAATAATTGACCTCCTTTACTTTGGTGGGTACACCCAAAGCGAAGTGGCCGAGGAACTGAAGCTGCCCCTGGGCACCGTCAAAACTCGGGCCCGCACGGCCATCAAACTCCTTGGTAAACTGATACGCTAA
- a CDS encoding NAD-dependent succinate-semialdehyde dehydrogenase, giving the protein MPIESYNPHTGRVLKRFRPFSWAKTVRILGQAHAAAATWPATTFAHRAAVLRRAGALLRERAPELARLMALEMGKPVADGRAEALKCATCCDYYAEHAEAFLADEPVATDAGRSYVSHQPLGVVLAVMPWNFPFWQVVRFAAPALMAGNVGLLKHASNVPQCALALEKIFHDAGLPPACFRTLLIGSDLVEALIADDRVRAVTLTGSEPAGAAVAAAAGRHIKKTVLELGGSDPFVVLADADLALAAKTAAQARMINAGQSCIAAKRFIVEKPVLKEFVAQLITHLLALRTGDPLAEDTQYGPLARPDLADELAQQVADSVAQGARLALAGGQERPGTALFRPAVLTHVRPGQRAYHEEFFGPVAIVLEAKDAADAVRLANDSRFGLGASVWTQDLATGEALARQIEAGAVFVNSLVKSMPELPFGGIKKSGYGRELSRLGIREFVNQKSVWIGKAAAPAGAKTE; this is encoded by the coding sequence ATGCCCATCGAATCTTATAATCCCCACACTGGCCGCGTACTCAAGCGGTTCCGCCCGTTTTCGTGGGCCAAAACCGTGCGCATCCTCGGCCAAGCCCACGCCGCGGCCGCCACCTGGCCCGCCACCACCTTTGCCCACCGCGCCGCCGTGCTGCGCCGCGCCGGGGCCCTGCTGCGCGAGCGCGCGCCCGAGCTGGCCCGCCTTATGGCCCTGGAAATGGGCAAGCCCGTGGCCGACGGCCGCGCCGAGGCCCTGAAGTGCGCCACCTGCTGCGACTACTACGCCGAGCACGCCGAGGCCTTTTTGGCCGACGAGCCGGTGGCCACCGACGCCGGGCGCAGCTACGTCAGCCACCAGCCGCTGGGCGTGGTGCTGGCCGTGATGCCCTGGAACTTTCCGTTTTGGCAGGTGGTGCGCTTCGCCGCCCCGGCCCTCATGGCCGGCAACGTGGGCCTGCTCAAGCACGCCTCCAACGTGCCGCAGTGCGCGCTGGCGCTGGAAAAAATATTCCACGACGCGGGCCTGCCGCCGGCCTGCTTCCGCACGCTGCTCATTGGGTCGGACCTGGTGGAGGCGCTGATTGCCGACGACCGGGTGCGGGCCGTGACGCTGACGGGCTCGGAGCCGGCCGGGGCCGCGGTGGCCGCCGCCGCGGGCCGCCACATCAAAAAAACCGTGCTGGAGCTGGGCGGCTCCGACCCGTTCGTGGTGCTGGCCGACGCCGACCTGGCCCTGGCCGCCAAAACGGCCGCCCAGGCCCGCATGATCAACGCCGGCCAGAGCTGCATCGCCGCCAAGCGCTTCATCGTGGAGAAACCGGTACTAAAGGAATTTGTGGCCCAGCTCATCACCCACCTGCTGGCCCTGCGCACCGGCGACCCGCTGGCCGAAGACACCCAATACGGCCCCCTGGCCCGCCCCGACCTGGCCGACGAGCTGGCCCAGCAAGTGGCCGACTCGGTGGCCCAGGGGGCCCGCCTGGCCCTGGCCGGCGGCCAGGAGCGGCCCGGCACCGCCCTGTTCCGGCCGGCAGTACTCACCCACGTGCGGCCCGGCCAGCGCGCCTACCACGAGGAGTTTTTTGGGCCCGTGGCCATCGTGCTCGAAGCCAAAGATGCCGCCGATGCCGTGCGCCTGGCCAACGATTCGCGCTTCGGCCTGGGGGCTTCGGTGTGGACGCAGGACTTGGCCACGGGCGAGGCCCTGGCCCGGCAAATTGAGGCCGGGGCCGTGTTCGTGAACAGCCTGGTGAAGTCGATGCCCGAGCTGCCCTTCGGCGGCATTAAAAAATCGGGCTACGGCCGCGAGCTCTCGCGCCTGGGCATCCGCGAGTTCGTGAATCAGAAATCGGTATGGATTGGCAAAGCCGCCGCGCCGGCTGGGGCTAAAACGGAGTGA
- a CDS encoding YdcF family protein produces the protein MFFLLSKILDAALLPTVWLAALLLGALVARQPHRQRQWLRAAALLALVGTNPGLANEALRAWERPAVPLAALPPRADAAVLLGGITDEGRLPADRVYLHAGADRLTNALWLYRAGRVRRIIVSGGSGAVGPQASSEARHLAALLRLAAVPTADIWLEERSRNTRENAQFTKQLLARHPDVDTLVLVTSAFHMRRAEGCFAKAGLPIIAFPAGFQASSRALTPDYWLLPTPGALEQWSLLLHEVAGWAVYEARGWC, from the coding sequence TTGTTTTTCCTGCTTTCTAAAATCCTGGACGCCGCCCTGCTGCCCACTGTGTGGCTGGCGGCCCTGTTGCTGGGGGCCCTGGTGGCGCGGCAGCCCCACCGGCAGCGGCAGTGGCTGCGCGCCGCCGCCCTGCTGGCCCTGGTGGGCACCAACCCGGGCCTGGCCAACGAGGCCCTGCGCGCCTGGGAGCGCCCCGCCGTGCCGCTGGCTGCCCTGCCGCCCCGCGCCGATGCGGCCGTGCTGCTCGGGGGCATCACCGACGAGGGCCGGCTGCCCGCCGACCGCGTGTACCTGCACGCCGGGGCCGACCGCCTCACCAACGCCCTGTGGCTGTACCGCGCCGGGCGGGTGCGGCGCATCATCGTGTCGGGCGGTTCGGGGGCGGTGGGGCCCCAGGCCAGCAGCGAGGCCCGCCACCTGGCCGCGCTGCTGCGCCTGGCCGCCGTGCCGACGGCCGATATCTGGCTGGAGGAGCGCAGCCGCAACACCCGCGAAAATGCCCAGTTCACCAAGCAGCTGCTGGCCCGCCACCCGGACGTGGACACCTTGGTGCTCGTCACGTCGGCGTTCCACATGCGCCGGGCCGAAGGTTGCTTTGCCAAAGCGGGGCTGCCCATCATTGCCTTCCCGGCCGGCTTCCAAGCCAGCAGCCGCGCTCTCACGCCCGATTACTGGCTGCTGCCCACCCCCGGGGCCCTGGAGCAGTGGAGCCTGCTGCTGCACGAAGTGGCCGGCTGGGCCGTGTACGAGGCCCGCGGCTGGTGCTAG